In Mixophyes fleayi isolate aMixFle1 chromosome 11, aMixFle1.hap1, whole genome shotgun sequence, one DNA window encodes the following:
- the C11H19orf85 gene encoding uncharacterized protein C19orf85 homolog: protein MMHHRGSQFAFNLCPSSELGYYECGRDLFTFVTVASSHIMRTLQRPKKSRPTKRKVNHRRFLQNQICRKYSVIEAATQQLATSIFSQEAVVEKQRLTNKNRNSSEIQNRSITPKDLRKERISPLQNVINLSANISKLPDMCFDDSTFLGVAEAYLVPEGISKISMGTLACVSDEVGTVENLFDDIITEDDIFTSPYGLLHPRSHYLHQKTEMEHEFGRNVHTGLLFCDSNISSWLPEGFDRTPDVAENKDISTHHFLLNNSLSDTHVVYSEDNGRKPAFFEKCHIHQQTGYPCSQVIVSDDFDQSVIQTNQGTCAQNTPAEDLIIDRESELQSKYNYGSEDVDYSVLCACAIEQNAGRFA from the exons ATGATGCATCACAGAGGTTCGCAGTTTGCCTTTAACCTCTGCCCAAGCTCGGAACTTGGGTATTATGAGTGTGGCCGTGATCTCTTTACATTTGTCACAGTGGCATCTTCCCATATCATGCGCACCCTACAAAGGCCTAAAAAGAGTCGACCAACTAAAAGGAAAGTTAATCACCGCCGTTTCCTGCAAAACCAGATTTGCAG GAAATACTCTGTTATAGAAGCTGCCACGCAGCAACTTGCTACTTCAATTTTCTCACAGGAAGCTGTTGTAGAAAAACAACGTCTAACAAATAAGAATAGGAATTCCTCAGAAATTCAAAATAGGAGCATCACACCAAAAGATCTGAGGAAAGAAAGAATATCTCCTTTACAGAATGTAATTAACTTGTCAGCCAATATATCTAAGCTCCCAGACATGTGCTTTGATGATAGTACCTTCCTGGGTGTTGCAGAGGCATATCTGGTTCCAGAAGGTATTTCTAAAATAAGCATGGGCACATTGGCTTGTGTTTCAGATGAGGTTGGCACAGTTGAAAATCTATTTGATGACATCATAACTGAAGATGATATTTTTACCTCTCCTTATGGTTTACTTCACCCAAGAAGTCATTATTTACACCAAAAAACAGAGATGGAGCATGAGTTTGGAAGAAATGTACACACTGGATTACTTTTTTGTGACAGCAATATATCATCTTGGCTTCCAGAAGGTTTTGATAGGACACCTGATGTTGCAGAGAACAAAGATATAAGTACACATCATTTCTTGCTGAACAATTCACTGAGTGATACACATGTAGTATATTCTGAAGACAATGGGAGGAAGCCTGCATTTTTTGAAAAATGCCACATACACCAACAAACTGGTTACCCGTGTAGTCAAGTTATTGTTTCAGATGATTTTGATCAATCAGTCATTCAAACAAATCAAGGAACATGCGCACAAAATACCCCAGCTGAAGACTTAATTATAGACAGAGAGTCAGAACTGCAATCAAAATATAACTATGGAAGTGAAGATGTGGACTATAGTGTATTGTGTGCTTGTGCAATTGAACAAAATGCCGGACGCTTTGCTTAA